In Accipiter gentilis chromosome 33, bAccGen1.1, whole genome shotgun sequence, the genomic window TCTGGAAATATGTATGAAGGTCAGTGGGAGAAAAATGTACGTCatggaaaaggaagaatgagATGGTTGACAGCTAATCAAGAGTATATGGGACAGTGGGTGTATGGCATACAGGTATTAATTTCCTCCCCAGCAACCTCTTTAGTTCAGCATCTGTCCATTACTCTAGTAAAACTAGATAGGGAGTTTTGTGCAATATCAAAGGAGTGCTGTATGATTTTCTGCCAGTTGAGATAGCAGAGGAgtgctgtttattttaaattgattcTCAGGTTAGcaatattcaaatttttaaaaagcttttgactTAGTCTTACAAAATCATAATTTAATTATCtattagaaaatgaaaagcttttccataaaaaaagtttaaaaagttaaatatttgtgACTATACTTAGCTTGAGATGTGATTTCAGCAGTGAGTATATGTGGCAATTTGCTTCTGTGTCACCTGTGAAATATTATACCACACTGTTCCCTCTTGTAAAAGTTTTGTGATGGAAGGAGAAGATTTCTGGCATTTTCTGTTCCTGCCATTTATTATTCTGGAAAAAGAATGTGAGCTACTTCCTCTGTCTTTTCACTATGCATAAAATTGTCGAGGAGTCTAGCTTCTGGAACATGGTGGCGCTCTGTCTGGCATGGTTTTCCTCACCTGGCTGTTCAGCATTACAGTCAAAAGGCTTCAGGCAGGAACGATGTCTTTAGGAATCCTGTTGGAAGAGCTTGCTGAAGTATGTGTTGATTCAGTGTATCCTCTTGAGTGCTTCTGCCATGCACCTTTGTAGAATATAGTTTTATGAATGGTTTGAAGTATTACAGCTGTCAACTGGGTGCTCTTATTTGAGAGACTTGCCAACAGTGACTCTTAAAGATGCCTAGGTGGTTTCCCTTTTTGCAAGTCTGAACGTGTAGCAATAGCAGCTCTTCTGGTGACattcttttttaaacacacaattttttttcagcatggatATGGCACCCACATATGGTTTTTGAAGAGAATGCCTAGATCTCAGTATCCTTTAAGGAATGAATACATAGGTGATTTTGTAAATGGGCAACGACATGGACATGGGAAGTTCGTGTATGCTAGCGGAGCAGTGTACGATGGTGAATGGGTTTGTAATAAGAAGCATGGCAAGGTGAGTATTGACAAGTAGAGTAAGGCAAAACTGCAGACAACACCAGAAGAGACTATTCTGCTCAGTACAGTGTATCTCTAGATTTCTGTACGAAAAACTACATCCAATTTGCATTGTGGATGGAATCCCAACATAAAGGACAGAGTCCACTGAAAGCAGTAGGAGTCCTTCCCAGGACCTTGCTGGGCCACAGATTTGATTCTCTGGTTAGATGTGTATTATGTCTATAAAGAAATAAGTTTTACTGTGGAGATTTTCAGTGCAATAGATGCATCTTGATTTTTGTAGTGGTTGGTCAGTATTTCACTCTTACACTGTGAGCTAATGGATTTCAAACTATCCTTGCACAGAGATGTTCACACATTaacatactgttttaaaaaaactgtgaGCGAAGTGCCACATATGCAAACTAAGGATTGCAAACAGTCTTTCtatatgggggggtggggaatgttttttcctgaaaatacatttcaaaatcaaTCAGATATCTAGGCAATTCTTCATCCCAGCAGTGTGCTCTAATTAACAGATGACAAGTTACTTTAGTAAAGAGGgtaggaaaaattattttgctttattttctctcaTATATTGCATTTTAGCCAAGATTCTTAAAAGGAAATTTGATTGAGAGCattagtgttatttttttctgatctttgatttatatttatattgaaATTAATCAAATTGATCTGTCTATAGGGCAAGTTTGTCTTCAAGAATGGTCATGTTTATGAAGGAGAGTTCACAGATGATCATATAGTAGAATATCCTGCTTTTCAAGTGGATGCAATGAGTGCAAAAGAGCTGAATGCCATTTGCACAGGAAGTAATTTTGGCACTGGTAAGCAgattaagaaaacaaattctaCTCAGTTCAcagggttttgttcctttttactgTAATGTGAAGCTATTTGTATTTACTCAAGAGCCAGACATATTTCTTCAAAGAACTTTGATAAAGAAGGGCATTGTCTTAATAATTAATGACTTTTGTTCCCGTGCTTATTGTTTCCTGTGCATGACACTGAGTGACACATCCACACTACATCTTGTAATGCTTTTGGAACAGTGTTGTCTGAAAGTTTCATAACTTACGTAATACCTGCATTTCCTTTTGATTAGGCGTTGGAGGTGACAAAATTACTCTTCAGTTGTTATGCTGTTGATTATGAAGTCTCTACTCCTCACTAAAAAGGACTCTATTATTCTCAGTTCAAAGTCAGTAAGATAAGAAGGAATgatgtatgttttattttccttctgtatgtgtgtatatttgttttttttaacttcactttagtttgttctaatttattttacttgcatGGTAGAAAATATCACTATCGTTAATGGTTTAGAAAATACTTCTACTCTGGGATCAGATATTGAGTTGGATATATCTTCACTGCTTGACTTGTTGCCAAGGGAAGAAAGACATGAAGAACTGAAACAAGTAAGAGTCTACTGTTtgatattttcagttttcctctgcagtatgtttcataatatttatttctggtttatttgtattaaaataactctttccattgaagaatttttaaaaaatctgaaggccatgaaaacagaaaagcaaaaagaattaatAGGCAGTATTGCCTCTTCCTGAGCTTCCACTAGAAGtcaataaaaaatacattaacgTATCTGGAAGGGCACTCAGCAATTACCTTTAGCTACGGTGAGGTTTGTCTGCTGACGGAGACTAATGTATTTTTATCAGTCACCAGAAAATATGTATTATAACTACATTTGAGTAATGCTGTCATGAACACTTAACCAGGAATATGCTCTTCAAAGTTACAAGATCAAAAGCATTATATTCCCAGTTACAGGATCAATACAAGCTGATCCCTACTTGATGTGAGACAATGCTGAAAACATATCCTGCTTTATTTAGGTAGAATTTGCTGTGTTGAGGCATATTACAGAACTGAGAAGAGTTTACACCTTCTACAGTGGCTTAGGCTGTTATCATTCTATTGACAACACCTTCCTCATGACTAAGCTCCAGTTTTGGAGATTTCTGAAGGACTGCCAGTTTCATCACTCCAACATAACTCTTGCCGAAATGGATCGGATATTGAGCGGTTTGTATTTCTGTTGATTGGGGTGGAGAATCTAGGAATTTTAATAGTAAGCTGTGGAGAGTTGGAGTGGCAGGTTCTACTGACTGCTCAGCTCTGGTGCTTAAGGAGCTCTGAGTGAGTGCCTCTGTGCCTGTGCCTTCTCAGTGGATCCACTTCTCGAAGCACTTCAGGTGCTTAGGTGAGAAAATGCAAAATTGAAATACCACTTAAAAAATTGTTCTAAAGAGCCATCTGTTCAAGTATTTTATTCACCCCTGGTCTTGTCATTACTATTACATGTAGTTTTAAGAGATCTGAGAAGAAGtagaagaaacaaatatttttcttttttttttttttttccaagtgctctTAACTTTGGCTTGCATGtagtatgttttttttcttccatagagCCAGTTAATCAATCAATTCCATTTAGACCTGCAGTGGGATGCACTGCATTGTCCCTAGTATCTGAAGGGCTTAATTCCAACTTTGCTTCCCCTTTCATTCCTATATGCTGAGTGAATGCATTTCTAGAACCAGAGAATTTCATAAGATTCAGCTATAGGTGGATGGTTCTCCCTTGACCTGCTTGTTTGGAAGGGATGCTATGTCTGGTCTGATTCTTCCAGGAGTGTGTTAACACTGTGATAGGTAGAGGTGGAGAGGATAAAAAAGTCTGACAAGTCAGTATGCCTATAAGCATTTTAATGTACATGATAGCAATAgacacttattttttaaattttttaggtGATAAAACACCACTTGAGGAGATACATTGTCCACATGAGACTTTACTGTTCAGAACATTTTTGTCTTACCTTATTCGTCTAGCATTTCATCTCTATCATGAAGGCCACAAGTAAGTTTCATCTTTTAGTGAAATTTATTTCAGTGTAATCAGTTTGAGTCTTCCCAGACAAGAGTATTTATGTTTCAACTGTAGGGAGAAAGGTCCTTATCTGCATAAGTGTTTCTTAGAAATGATGTCCAGGAATGTTATTCCCACCGCCTGTTGTATCCAAGGTAAGTAATGGTATTTCTTTTGTGCTGTGCAGAATTCATCAATTAGTACCATGTACATCACAGTTTTATTGTAacagttattttttccccattaattttTAAAGGTGTCTTATTTTCTGAAGAACGATGTACAGTTTTTGCCATGAGCTACATTGACAAATGTTGGGAAATATACAGAGCTTTTTGTAGACCGAGTACCAGACCTCCATTTGAACCCACGATGAAAATGAGGCACTTCCTTTGGATGTTGAACGtaataatctaatttttttttttaattttgtgtgatTAGATGTGCTTTATTTGTTCAGTTTAtgtgactattttaaaataactccCTGTGGCTTCTGCACAGTTGAAAAGTTTAAAAGGTAGGAGCGATCTTATTTGTACAAACTGTCCAACAAACATTAAAGGGACAGTTGTTCTACAGGAATTATTTATGTACTTTTGCAGGATTGAATTCTGATTTTGTATTTGATCATTTCAAATAATCAAATATTAGACAAATGTGCTTTaagcaaatataaatatttttgctagCTTCCCCGCCCCCATCCTGTAAAATGTATGTACGAAAATGCCTTACTGGTAGAACTCAAAGacagacagcttttgaaataaCACAGTAAACCattttaataatgtattaattTAATATACTGCAAGATGAACATGTGATTCttactaaaaatatataatttgggAACAGATCAAGATTACACTGAACCTAGGGAACAATTCCCATTGATATGACTGGCTTTTGAGTCACTGTCACTGTTTAAATGCAAgactttttttcatgaaaaaaattaataaaaatattggatggcaaaattgtaaatttttttattattattattattatttataagcTTTCACAAGTTCTTTCTTAACACTGTTATTGCAGTCTAGggaaaattcccattgacttcagtaaggccagAATTTCACTCTGTCATTAATTATGTACgtggaaataaaatttgaaagcaCTAGAAATTTTGATACAGGCTTTAAAGGGAGTTAGATTAGGTCCATATGGGAATGCCTTAAGTGCTATTAACATATTTACTCTTACCCAGGATTTTAAACTTCTCAGCAAACAATTAACTGCTTCAAAACTTGTGGAAATACTTGTCAAAGATGGGCCCTCTCTACATGATAGCAGTAGTACCAACCTGGAGCCAGAGGTGTGTATGAAAAAACATATCATGGTTCATTGCTACAGGAACaattaacatttcttttaaaaaaaatgctgcaaatacTGTCCTATCTGctagaacaggaggaaaaataatttattccaaaAAATAAAGAGTGCAAACTTGAGCctatttttgccttcctttgtTCTGCCCATATCTTCTAGTTTAGCTCACGTACTTCTATGTTTTTCTTATGTTACCCCTCTTAGTACAGTCTCAGCATACCTGACCATAAAGATAGTTCCTTAAGAGTGCCGTAACCCAGAGGGTGAAATATCATTTCCAGGAGACTGCTGCTAGTAATAGTTCTGTCTGTGGGGCAGTTACCTGTCAATATGTGTATACGGTGATTATACAGGGATGAATCTCAGTGGTTCCAGCTGCTGAGGCATGCAGTGGAAATGTTAAGATAGGTCAGTAATTAAGATGTGAACCTGCTGATCCTGAAAATCTGGTGTTCCAAGAAACCTGATTAGGGACATGTGAAGTGCTGCCACCTCAGTGAGGTCCAGTAGTGACTATAGAAGACACTTGTGCTGCCTGACAGCTGGCCTGCTATAGAGGATCTTCACCCTTAAAGAATTAGCTCTTACACAGCGATGCTAAATGACTTAATCAAATTTATTGCTTTAAACAGTATCTGATAAACTGAACACACAGTGTAAGTCTTACTAAGGGATTCATTATACACCCATTCTTGGTGTTTCTGGAAGCATCATATGCAATTAAATGTTAAGGTAATAGCAATAGTTGTGTGTTATTTGTTAGAGAAATTTCTCATAGCTCCAGAGACAGCAAAAAATCtatgcagtattttatttcagtatgacTTCTATAAGGTATAACACAGTATATCACCTCCTGAATTTTTTGAGCTTTAGctgttttcaatttttcttcagaagaagggATGTTTGACTAGGTAAGTGAGGCCAGCTAGGCTTTACAAACAATTGTGTTTGAGTTCTTTGGTTGCACAGGTACATATGCCTGTTAATGAAGGgattttttgcaaaaataattaattactgtgtttattttactCTAGTTGGTTTTTCTTGAATTTGTTGAAGCTCTTCTTGATTGTGCATTGGTGTATGTTACCAGTGATATGATTAAAGAGCAAGTAGCTCGTGATAATCGAAAGAGAAGCAGCTTTAGAATCGAGTGCCTCTCCAAGGGAACCACAAATATGTCTCTGTACCCAGAATATTCTCTGTCCCAGGTAAAGTTGATGCAGACCGGTTAATGTCTCCTTAGAGGGTAAAGTCGGGCCCTGCAAGTGTTCTATGTATCCTGAACATAGAAAGCAATTTCCTCTTTTTGCATAAACAGTCATTTGATTGGgtccttctgctttttctctttgttgctaCCTTAGATTGTAACATCAGTATAGATAGTTTTAGCACATTTGCACATTTTCCTAGATACCTATAAATACACATAAAGTACTTGCAAGTCTCCTGGTGGGAAATTGACAAATTGGTTGACTGGTGGAAGTCGTGCCTCTCCTACTTCAAGTCGAATGTCTAAAATTGCTCTGTAAAAATGGCATTGCAGTTGTATGTAGCAAGACTTGCTGTTTCTCAGCAATTAAGCtatgctcttttctttttgctaaactTTTGAATAAGGATTTTGTAGGTTGTAAGATGCTGCCTGTGACACTGGTGCAATTTAGATGCATAGAGTAGTTGAAGGCATGAATTAGAATTGTTATTTGGAATTGTGCACAagatgaaagtatttttattagttCAAAGAGCATTCACAAAGACCTAATTTCACAGTCTCTGTAAGCCCGTAGTGCCACTGGACATGACTTCCCATTCTCTGGTCAATTGTTCCCATCCTACAGAACCCATTCCCTTGCATCACTGCAAGCATTAATGCAGTTGCACAGTGAAATGGTCCAGTTAAAATAGTCAAATTTTCCAAGACCAAAATAAAATCTTGATTTAAAGTGTACTGAACATAAAATTCTTCTTGTGTTTACTTTTTATTAGTGCACATACAGAAGTATAATTGGTGCAGACATAAACAATGACATTTCTGAGGCAGGTGAACTTTACACTTGCTCATGGTTGTCTTCAAGTGAAAGTGTCATGTCACAAGATGAAATAAAGAAACACGAGGTATGTAAAAAGCCCGCAccaaaagatggagaagaggggtTGCAATTCATAGGTGACAGAGTAGCCAAGGTAGTTTTAAGTTTTGAAAGGGACCAAAAGTTAATATTAAATACAATGTGTTTCCATTCCTGGATGCATGTATGAGCCTagaagtggttttatttattagcaGTTTCTATTGCTAATAAAAGCATTTGCTTCCACACATACACTCAGCTATTGTTATTGAGAATATCGGGTGGTATCTTCTACATTGACTAAAATGATGAACAAAGCTACAGTTTATCTTTATTTGCAAGGCAGGGAGTGAGAGGCTAAGTGGGCAGAGAGATTTAGAAGCACTGGGGAAGGTAACTAACACAATTCTTCCAGCAAACTTTTCTCCTTAACTGCCTTTACAATTTTGTACCCAATGTATGACTATAATGAGATTCTTGATATTCCAAGAGCAAATACGTTCTGTTTGATCCCTGTGATTTCAGGGTAGGATAGTAAGGATTACTGTTTTGCACTGGAATTGTGGAAGTCAGACAGCGAATTTGGGAACTTCCAGACTTTTGGAAAATAAACCAACACTTAAAAAACAGAATTGTATTTGACTTCAGTTTTTGTGAGACTTCTACTGTCACTCGTCTGAAAAGAGTGGCATCATCAGGCTGCAGAAGATGCTTCAGATGATAGTTGGAAAGATTTCAAAGCATTCTCCTCGGATATACTCTTGAATGTTGTTCTCTCATTTTCACTCAGTATAATTCCTGGAGTATATTCCTGTAGTTAGGAATAGAAATTCATTATTGTTTCCTTGGGAGCAGATGAATAAGAATATGTAGAGCAACACGTAACAACAGAGGGACATGTCTAAGAACAGGAGCTTTCATTCTCTGTACTTCTATCTTTCCCTAGCTCCGAAATCAGGTAATCCTACT contains:
- the LOC126034007 gene encoding radial spoke head 10 homolog B2-like; its protein translation is MAKDKKKNGKKAEKSVRPPIPAQDTTAESSSTKLTDLQTLMNGVEETQANSVITDKEPEVVEEPPVQDAPQYYEEPILTQVIVKSYEGEKVHGLYEGEGFAYFEGGNTYKGMFSEGLMHGQGTYTWTDGVKYEGTFVKNVQMFNGRYTWNDGSIYEGSIKNGVRHGFGFFRSGTCPVSYIGYWCKGKRHGKGTMYYDQEHTSWYSGDWVNNVKEGWGMRCYKSGNMYEGQWEKNVRHGKGRMRWLTANQEYMGQWVYGIQHGYGTHIWFLKRMPRSQYPLRNEYIGDFVNGQRHGHGKFVYASGAVYDGEWVCNKKHGKGKFVFKNGHVYEGEFTDDHIVEYPAFQVDAMSAKELNAICTGSNFGTENTSTLGSDIELDISSLLDLLPREERHEELKQVEFAVLRHITELRRVYTFYSGLGCYHSIDNTFLMTKLQFWRFLKDCQFHHSNITLAEMDRILSGDKTPLEEIHCPHETLLFRTFLSYLIRLAFHLYHEGHKEKGPYLHKCFLEMMSRNVIPTACCIQGVLFSEERCTVFAMSYIDKCWEIYRAFCRPSTRPPFEPTMKMRHFLWMLNDFKLLSKQLTASKLVEILVKDGPSLHDSSSTNLEPELVFLEFVEALLDCALVYVTSDMIKEQVARDNRKRSSFRIECLSKGTTNMSLYPEYSLSQCTYRSIIGADINNDISEAGELYTCSWLSSSESVMSQDEIKKHEPLRPCEDRGHPLQEFLLVSDTVLSFHTTHGDTKDVLSLFSWNAQKEQDFCPAKELTDEPKEAKTDQDEEFSLWLCQVQIFFTTKFFPAYHHEKLVREKIKEKKIQDAELAELRKIKDEELAKLIAGREAEEAKRQEAAAAEKTFDSKHADFKELEEPVKQLVPPPEVPTLGPPVVTKVPAGKKRKKK